A DNA window from Desulfatibacillum aliphaticivorans DSM 15576 contains the following coding sequences:
- a CDS encoding radical SAM protein has protein sequence MDPLDPPVKGVEFQESGHWSDAPCVNVYLAFCNLRCPWCNAAELVVGPQTKETISPEELFDELQTIKNKHPELKAVCFTGGEPTMHRGLPDLLRRVCDMGLETCVETNGTQPHLLDYVINDGILNRILLDLKAPLEDEPYSIAAGVPIPASIIKESLIIIKKMETGRILRTTVAPDICGEQEILLMASQLKELGFSRLTLHGFVPGEVLDPDMKDLTPYTEDEIKRLQGAADAVFS, from the coding sequence GTGGACCCACTTGATCCCCCCGTTAAGGGCGTCGAATTCCAAGAATCCGGCCATTGGTCGGATGCGCCGTGCGTAAACGTCTACTTGGCGTTTTGTAATTTACGTTGTCCGTGGTGCAATGCCGCCGAATTGGTAGTGGGGCCGCAGACCAAAGAAACTATTTCTCCCGAGGAGTTGTTTGACGAACTTCAAACCATAAAAAACAAACATCCGGAACTGAAAGCAGTTTGCTTTACAGGGGGCGAACCCACCATGCATCGGGGCTTGCCGGACTTGCTCCGTCGAGTGTGCGACATGGGCTTGGAGACGTGCGTGGAAACCAACGGCACACAGCCCCACTTATTGGACTATGTTATAAATGACGGAATTTTGAATAGGATTTTGTTAGATCTTAAAGCGCCGCTTGAAGATGAGCCTTACTCTATTGCCGCGGGAGTCCCCATTCCTGCAAGTATAATCAAGGAAAGTTTGATTATTATAAAAAAAATGGAGACAGGCCGGATTCTCCGTACTACAGTGGCGCCTGACATTTGCGGCGAGCAGGAAATTCTCCTCATGGCTTCGCAACTCAAAGAATTGGGTTTTTCCAGGCTCACTCTCCATGGATTCGTTCCCGGAGAGGTCCTGGACCCGGACATGAAGGACCTGACGCCCTACACGGAAGACGAGATAAAACGCCTGCAAGGAGCGGCAGACGCAGTTTTTTCGTGA
- the gatB gene encoding Asp-tRNA(Asn)/Glu-tRNA(Gln) amidotransferase subunit GatB, which translates to MEFEAVIGLEVHAQLKTESKIFCGCSTAFGASPNTHTCPVCLGMPGSLPVLNKRVVDYAMRMALATQCSISPYSRFARKNYFYPDLPKGYQISQYELPIAEHGHLMVDTDQGRKKIGITRIHMEEDAGKLTHDSHRPVSRVDLNRTGTPLIEIVSEPDMRSPWEASAYLKQLHAILRYLDICDGNMEEGSFRCDANVSVRPRGQEEFGTRAEIKNMNSFRNVERAIAYEIDRQSTLVEEGGEVIQETRLWDAEKNRTFSMRGKEEAHDYRYFPDPDLVPLVIDEAWIEQVRGLLPELPEERKARFLEQYGLAQDDAVFLTSAREMADYYEACVEIFNDPKQVCNWVTGALAALLNAKGISVTESPISAQRLAALLKLIKDGVISGKIAKTVFECMETDERDPEAIVKEKGLVQVSDSGEIESMVQEVLDACPEEAEAYRGGKKKLMGFFVGQIMKKTKGKANPQTVNQLLKEKLDK; encoded by the coding sequence ATGGAATTTGAGGCGGTGATCGGACTGGAAGTGCATGCGCAACTAAAGACCGAATCCAAGATTTTTTGCGGCTGTTCCACAGCCTTCGGCGCTTCCCCCAATACCCACACATGCCCTGTGTGCCTGGGTATGCCGGGATCGCTGCCCGTCCTCAATAAAAGGGTGGTGGATTACGCCATGCGCATGGCTCTGGCCACCCAATGCTCCATTTCTCCTTACAGCAGGTTCGCCCGCAAGAACTATTTCTACCCCGACCTGCCCAAGGGGTATCAGATTTCCCAGTACGAACTGCCCATCGCCGAACACGGCCACTTGATGGTGGATACGGACCAGGGCAGAAAGAAGATCGGCATCACCCGAATCCATATGGAAGAGGATGCAGGCAAGCTGACCCACGACTCCCATCGCCCCGTATCCCGGGTGGACCTGAACCGCACCGGCACGCCCTTGATCGAAATCGTCAGCGAGCCGGACATGAGATCGCCTTGGGAGGCTTCGGCTTACCTCAAGCAGCTTCACGCCATTTTGCGGTATCTGGACATCTGCGACGGCAACATGGAGGAAGGCTCTTTCCGGTGCGACGCCAACGTGAGCGTGCGCCCCAGGGGCCAGGAAGAGTTCGGCACCCGGGCGGAAATCAAGAACATGAACTCTTTCCGCAACGTGGAAAGGGCCATCGCTTACGAAATCGACCGCCAGTCCACGCTGGTGGAAGAGGGCGGGGAAGTGATTCAGGAAACCCGCCTGTGGGACGCCGAAAAAAATCGCACTTTCTCCATGCGCGGCAAGGAAGAAGCCCACGATTACCGCTACTTTCCGGATCCCGACCTGGTTCCTTTGGTCATTGACGAAGCATGGATTGAGCAGGTCAGGGGGCTTTTGCCTGAGCTGCCCGAAGAGCGCAAAGCCCGCTTTTTGGAGCAATACGGGCTGGCCCAGGACGACGCCGTGTTCCTGACAAGCGCCCGGGAAATGGCCGATTATTACGAAGCGTGCGTGGAAATCTTCAACGATCCAAAACAGGTTTGCAACTGGGTGACGGGCGCCCTGGCCGCCTTGCTGAACGCCAAAGGCATCAGCGTGACGGAATCGCCCATCAGCGCCCAGCGCCTGGCCGCCTTGCTCAAACTCATCAAGGACGGCGTCATCTCCGGCAAGATCGCCAAAACGGTTTTCGAGTGCATGGAAACCGATGAGCGCGACCCGGAGGCCATTGTCAAGGAAAAGGGCCTGGTGCAGGTCTCCGATTCAGGGGAAATCGAAAGCATGGTCCAGGAAGTTCTGGACGCCTGCCCCGAGGAAGCGGAAGCCTACCGCGGCGGCAAGAAAAAGCTCATGGGATTTTTTGTGGGCCAGATCATGAAAAAAACCAAGGGAAAAGCCAATCCCCAAACCGTCAACCAACTGCTTAAGGAGAAATTGGATAAATAG
- a CDS encoding DUF2065 domain-containing protein, with the protein MKFLLCVLGVAMFIEGVPWFANPEKYREFLLQLTEMPPANLRKMGLALMAGGLLLAYLGRM; encoded by the coding sequence ATGAAATTCCTGCTCTGCGTTCTGGGAGTCGCCATGTTCATAGAAGGCGTTCCCTGGTTCGCCAATCCTGAAAAATACCGGGAGTTTTTACTTCAACTAACTGAAATGCCTCCGGCCAATCTTCGCAAAATGGGCCTGGCTTTAATGGCGGGAGGCTTGCTTTTGGCCTACTTAGGAAGAATGTGA
- the hflX gene encoding GTPase HflX, with protein MKKVYGYTKGLKTAQLKHLEKFYNRKVAPDLIVSQELALDMGRLSAEIRRQIGILVDRLGRIRFVMVGDGVQINIPSLHDYRAAMGRLNGLRLIHTHLKNEPLTDDDLTDLALLRLDLITAVTLDETGAPHRFHAAHLIPSKPGETPYEVLPPMDPGSRDISFRAFVRELEAELVRSSGVTKSQKQQASAFLVSVTNAPRREATDSMTELKELCRTNDIFVAAEMIQYRTRMDARFLMGKGKIRELTIAAMQYGVDIVIFDQDLNPSQIQAITNQVELPVIDRTQLILDIFAQRAMTSEGKLQVELAQLKYMLPRLLGRGTAMSRLMGGIGGRGPGETKLEVDRRRVRERITRLEKSLKNVSKRRQTQKSARERKGLPIVSIVGYTNAGKSTLLNTLTQAEVLAESKLFATLDPTSRRLRFPEDKEIIITDTVGFIRDLPKDLVTAFAATLEELKSADLLLHVIDASNPRMAEQVESVDKILEDIGVSAIPTIRVLNKADKVEPEEMERLCRSLEGMPISALDRPSLRPLTETIIERLFAESSE; from the coding sequence GTGAAAAAGGTATACGGATATACCAAAGGGTTGAAAACCGCCCAGTTGAAGCATTTGGAAAAATTCTACAACAGGAAGGTTGCGCCCGATTTGATCGTTTCTCAGGAGTTGGCCCTGGACATGGGCAGGCTGTCTGCGGAAATCCGCCGGCAGATCGGCATTCTGGTGGACAGGCTGGGAAGAATCCGGTTTGTGATGGTGGGGGACGGCGTCCAGATCAACATCCCCAGCCTCCACGACTACCGGGCCGCCATGGGGCGCCTGAACGGCCTGCGCCTAATCCACACCCACCTGAAAAACGAGCCCCTGACCGACGATGACCTGACGGACCTCGCCTTATTGCGGCTGGACCTCATCACCGCCGTAACTCTCGACGAAACGGGCGCGCCCCATCGTTTCCACGCTGCGCACCTGATCCCGAGCAAGCCCGGCGAAACGCCGTATGAAGTATTGCCCCCCATGGATCCCGGCTCCCGGGATATCAGCTTTCGAGCCTTTGTCAGGGAACTGGAGGCGGAGCTTGTCCGTTCCTCGGGGGTGACCAAGTCCCAGAAGCAGCAGGCCAGCGCTTTTTTGGTGAGCGTCACCAACGCCCCCAGGCGCGAGGCTACGGATTCCATGACGGAGTTGAAGGAGCTCTGCCGGACCAACGACATCTTTGTGGCTGCGGAAATGATTCAATACCGGACCAGAATGGACGCCCGGTTTCTTATGGGCAAGGGCAAAATCCGCGAGCTGACCATTGCGGCCATGCAATACGGCGTGGACATCGTCATCTTCGATCAGGATCTGAACCCCTCCCAGATTCAAGCCATAACCAATCAGGTGGAACTGCCGGTCATTGACCGCACTCAGCTTATCCTGGACATCTTCGCCCAACGGGCCATGACGTCCGAAGGCAAGCTCCAGGTGGAACTGGCCCAGTTGAAATACATGCTGCCCAGGCTGCTCGGCCGGGGCACGGCCATGTCGCGCCTCATGGGCGGCATTGGCGGCCGCGGTCCCGGGGAAACCAAGCTGGAGGTGGACCGCCGCCGGGTGCGGGAGCGTATCACCCGCTTGGAAAAGTCCCTGAAAAACGTCTCCAAACGCAGGCAGACGCAAAAATCCGCCAGGGAACGTAAAGGGCTGCCCATCGTTTCCATCGTGGGCTACACCAACGCGGGAAAATCCACTCTGTTGAACACCCTGACCCAGGCGGAAGTATTGGCGGAAAGCAAGCTGTTCGCCACCCTGGACCCAACAAGCCGGCGCTTGCGCTTTCCCGAAGACAAGGAAATCATCATCACCGACACCGTGGGGTTTATCCGGGATCTGCCCAAGGATCTGGTGACCGCCTTCGCCGCCACCCTGGAGGAATTGAAAAGCGCCGACCTTTTGCTTCACGTCATCGACGCCAGCAACCCCAGAATGGCCGAGCAGGTGGAGTCGGTGGACAAAATCCTGGAGGACATCGGGGTATCGGCCATCCCCACCATCCGCGTTTTGAACAAGGCCGACAAGGTGGAGCCGGAGGAAATGGAACGATTGTGCAGGAGCCTTGAAGGGATGCCCATCAGCGCTCTGGACCGCCCCAGCCTGAGGCCATTAACCGAAACCATCATCGAAAGACTATTTGCGGAGAGCTCTGAGTAA
- a CDS encoding MotE family protein encodes MKNKRNLKGAPIFILVAAIILAKLGISLVLMAQPDLKVNLEPSMAMAQTPAEEAAAADQPNQGGRDSTAPAAAMGEGEAAAEDSNMALTPQEMEAHKLERERKELELLRTEVEGKIAELEAIQKEIYAQLEQLEGAFNAREKHLIKILSEMPAKKSAPMIDKLEIDLVVKLFSKMKSDKVASILPELDPAKAAEIGEKLTSR; translated from the coding sequence ATGAAAAATAAGCGCAATCTCAAAGGCGCCCCCATTTTTATTCTGGTTGCGGCGATCATCCTGGCCAAACTTGGGATATCCCTGGTGCTCATGGCCCAGCCCGACCTGAAAGTCAACCTGGAGCCCAGCATGGCCATGGCTCAAACTCCGGCGGAGGAAGCCGCCGCCGCTGATCAACCCAATCAAGGGGGGCGGGACTCTACGGCTCCAGCCGCCGCCATGGGCGAGGGCGAAGCCGCTGCTGAAGATTCCAATATGGCCTTGACTCCCCAGGAAATGGAAGCCCACAAGCTGGAAAGGGAGCGTAAGGAATTGGAGCTCCTTCGTACGGAAGTGGAAGGAAAGATCGCGGAATTGGAAGCCATCCAAAAAGAAATCTACGCCCAGTTGGAGCAACTGGAAGGGGCCTTTAATGCGCGGGAGAAGCACCTTATCAAAATACTATCCGAAATGCCGGCTAAAAAGAGCGCTCCCATGATCGACAAGCTGGAAATTGACCTGGTGGTCAAACTCTTCTCCAAGATGAAAAGCGACAAAGTCGCCTCCATCCTGCCGGAATTGGATCCTGCCAAGGCCGCGGAGATCGGCGAAAAGCTGACGAGCCGGTAA
- the fliJ gene encoding flagellar export protein FliJ, whose translation MKKFQFRLEPVLKLRKYKERTAQMELAKALAALQEAQAFLEQSRLQEISAQRNWDAGLEKGMWENEFRMHADHIRGLKAQTMRAVENEARLKGVVEKRRQELVQASASRKSMELLREERFTQYKLETGRMEQKETDEMASLHRSTQERL comes from the coding sequence ATGAAAAAGTTTCAATTTCGCCTGGAGCCGGTTTTGAAGCTCCGCAAATACAAGGAACGTACAGCCCAAATGGAGTTGGCCAAAGCCCTGGCCGCACTCCAGGAAGCCCAGGCGTTTTTGGAGCAGTCAAGGCTGCAGGAAATAAGCGCTCAGCGGAATTGGGATGCAGGTCTGGAAAAAGGAATGTGGGAAAATGAGTTCAGGATGCACGCGGACCATATTCGAGGACTGAAAGCCCAGACCATGCGGGCTGTGGAAAACGAAGCGCGCTTAAAAGGCGTTGTGGAAAAACGCAGGCAGGAGCTGGTGCAAGCATCGGCCAGCCGGAAATCCATGGAACTCCTCCGGGAGGAACGCTTTACTCAGTATAAGCTGGAAACCGGCAGGATGGAGCAAAAGGAGACGGACGAAATGGCCAGCCTCCACAGATCCACGCAGGAGCGGTTGTAA